DNA sequence from the Leptospira mtsangambouensis genome:
CTTGCCATTGAGGGTATCAACTGCTGCGGAAGGGGAAAGACCTGAATTAGTTCCTTGTCCCGCTGAAATATCAGTATGGGAACAATTGGATCCATCTAGGTTGCATCGAAATAGGCTTGGTTTACCATTATTAGCGGCATTATGAGTGATTACTAATAATTTGGTATTGATAGGGTCAATAACTGTAGAAGGAGTATTGCCTGAATCATCACCTTGTCCCGCCGAAATATCAGTATGGGAACAATTAGATCCATCTAGATTGCATCGGAATAGGCTAGATATATTATAATTAGCAGCATTTTGAGTCACCGCTAATAACTTGCCGCTGCGAGTATCAACTACCGCGGAAGGGGATAAACCTGAATTGGTTGCCTGGCCGGCCGATAAATCAAAGTAAATTTCTGAGATACTCGTCCCAGGAGGTGTAGTCGTTGTTATAGCCATCGCTTCAAACATCGAGACAGCACTACTACCCAACGCATTGTTCACCACCACTCGAAAGTAATACAATGTCCCACTAGTAAGTCCTGTAATTGTTGCATAAGGATCTGTTACTGGTCCAAAACTAGTCGATGCTGTTGTCACCCCTGGACTCGTACTATAGTACACTGTGTATGATGTGGCACCTATGACTGGCCACCATTGTACAACAGCAGTGGTTCCACCCGCTTGTGCTTCTAGAAAAGCAGGAGCATTCGGTGGACCCACATGGAAACTTTGGTTCCCGGCACTGCTTAAGTTTCCTGCCAAGTCACGAGCCAAGTATTTGACTTGGTTACTACCATTAGATAAGGCCACTGGGGAAGAATACACAGTTCCATTGGTCACAGCCCCACTTCCATCAAACGCTGGCTCTGTGCCATTCAGTGTATAAATGGTTTTATCGCATCCAGATCCACCAGTGTCAGAACAACTAAGTTGGAGTTGGGTTCCCGATGCAAATGGTCCTGAACCAGAAGGAGAGGCCATTGTGACGATGGGAGCCGTTGTGTCTTTGCTTGTATTGCGAGTTGTGGATCCAAAACTACCTACAAGGTTTGTCACACAAATGCGAATGGTATTGTCCCCTTCTACAAAATGAGAGTTGGCGATCGTAGAAGTGATGTCTGTAGTAGCAGCTGCATTTCCCGTAACATTGGCGTTACTGCCTGTATTGGTTAATGCCGTACCATTGGCACAACTAGATCCACCCAAACGGATCTGATAGGATCCAGCTTTGGAACTTTGCCAACTCATCGATACATTCGAAGATCCATTGATGGCTGCTGTATAGGAATTTACAGTGATGGTGGCCACTTGTGTGTCCACAGTATAGTTTTGCGAACTCACACTAGAAACATTTCCTGCTTTGTCACGAGCCACAAACTTCGTATAGGTGACAGCACCATCGGTCATGGCTATGG
Encoded proteins:
- a CDS encoding FN3 associated domain-containing protein; amino-acid sequence: ISIVYTIDTKIPALTLVSQSATAISASAGAISSSTATWRSDRSGSFTVREGSSCDSGTIATTGSVTANVDQGFVRSHTHFTGEGTKTYRICVTASNGLTGFVSVSLQRDDTAPVVTADPGAGSYGVVTSVSLSCSDTGGSGCDQIAYAVQAGSSPTNPAIQGTTGTVSSGTLYASAIAMTDGAVTYTKFVARDKAGNVSSVSSQNYTVDTQVATITVNSYTAAINGSSNVSMSWQSSKAGSYQIRLGGSSCANGTALTNTGSNANVTGNAAATTDITSTIANSHFVEGDNTIRICVTNLVGSFGSTTRNTSKDTTAPIVTMASPSGSGPFASGTQLQLSCSDTGGSGCDKTIYTLNGTEPAFDGSGAVTNGTVYSSPVALSNGSNQVKYLARDLAGNLSSAGNQSFHVGPPNAPAFLEAQAGGTTAVVQWWPVIGATSYTVYYSTSPGVTTASTSFGPVTDPYATITGLTSGTLYYFRVVVNNALGSSAVSMFEAMAITTTTPPGTSISEIYFDLSAGQATNSGLSPSAVVDTRSGKLLAVTQNAANYNISSLFRCNLDGSNCSHTDISAGQGDDSGNTPSTVIDPINTKLLVITHNAANNGKPSLFRCNLDGSNCSHTDISAGQGTNSGLSPSAAVDTLNGKLLVITQNGANNGKPSLFRCNLDGSNCSYTDISAGQGNNSGNTPSTAIDPINAKLLVITQNGANNAKPSLFRCNLDGSNCSHTDISAGQGTNSGVNPSAVIDPLNGKLLIATQNSNKLSLFIR